The DNA window GCGATGGTTTCTATTTCTCGTAGATTCTGAATCCAAGAATAACACCATATAAAAAGGGGATGCAGGATATAGCATCCAGTGAGTTCCATGTTCCAGGTCGCGATTTATGGCAAAGGAGGCATCGGGAAATCCACGATGGCCGCCAACATCTCCTATTCCCTCGCTTCGCGCGGCCGCAAGGTCATGCAGGTCGGCTGCGATCCGAAGCACGATTCGACGCGCCAGCTGCTGGGAGGAAGGGCGCAGACCACCGTTCTCGATTACGCCCGCTCCGTCCCGGTTCTGAAGAGGAAGCTGGAGGACGTGATAGAGACCGGCGCCGGAGGGGTCATCTGCGCAGAGGCCGGAGGCCCAGAGCCCGGAATAGGATGCGCCGGACGCGGGATTCTCACGACTTTTGACACGCTGAAGAAGCTGGGCGCGGATTCCCTGGATGTGGACATAAAAATCTATGATGTTCTCGGGGACGTGGTGTGCGGCGGGTTCGCCGTTCCTCTGAGGGGGGAATATGCTGATGCGGTCGTCTTGGTGACTTCCGGGGAGTTTATGTCCATGTACGCCGCGAACAACATCATGAAAGGGCTCTCCAATTTCGATACCGGAAAGCCCCGTCTGCTCGGGATGATACTGAATTGCCGCGGGGTGGAGCACGAGCTGGAATCGGTCGGGAGGTTCGCTGAAGCGGCGGGCGTCCCGATAATCGCCGTCATACCCCGCGACTACTCATTCAGGGAAGCAGAGGCGAAAGGAGCCACCGTCCGCGAGCTGTTCCCAGATTCGGACATCTCCGCGAGGATAGATTCCATCGCCGACGCTATCTCCCAGGCGTCAGATGGCAAGGCCGAGCTTCGCTACCCCCATCCTCTGGACGATCTCCAGCTCACCGATCTGGCCGCCGGAAGGGAGATACGCCCCGGTTCAGGGGAATCCCAGCCGCGAGTGGCCTGCTCCGGATGCGGGCGCAGAACGTCCATCAAAGGGACGAGGATAATGAGCTCCTGCGCCGCATATGGGGCGGTAGCCGCCTTCACCAGGCTTACTGATTACACGGTACTGATCCACGGCCCGCGGAGCTGCATGTATCTGATGGACATGTCCCGCGGGAGCATATCGATGAAGCTCCATTCCAAAGGGGCGTACGATACCTTGCCTACGCACAATCTCCGCTGCACCATGATGGACGATTCCGTGTCCATATTCGGCGGTGTCCGCCTTCTGGAGGAATCCTTGGAGGAATCGATTTCGGAGGGATGCGATAAGATAGCCGTGGTCACCGCCTGTATGCCGGGGATAATCGGCGATGACAGCGTCGGGGCGATCGAGAAAGTTTCTTCGAAGCATCCGGGCACGGAAATATGCTGCATCCAAACCGACGGGGACGTTGCCGGATCGTTCGACGAGGGCATGGCGATTGCTTCCGAGTTCATCTGCGGGCTGATAGACGCATCTGTCAAGCCGGAGCGCGGGCTGGTCAATCTCGTGTCTTATTCGTTCTTCAACATCGAATCCAGCAGGTATCGGAGCGAGCTTGGGCGCATCCTATCCCTGTTCGGGCTGAGCGTCAACTGCAGGTTCCTGGATGAGACCACGTCCGAACGCGTCAGGGACTTCTGCAGGGCTTCAATCGACCTTCTGGTATCCGGGGACAAAATGACCGCCGGGATGATGGCGTCGATATCGGAGCGCACCGGCAGAAAACCGTTCCCGCTTCCCCTGCCGGTAGGCATGAGACAATACTCCGAGTGGCTTCGTCTCATGGGCGAGACCTTGGGCATGGAAGAGGCCGCAGAAACGGAGCTCAAACGCGCAGAAGAGGAGTACGGCAGGTTCTTGGCAGATCACAGGCACCGTTTCGAAGGCAAGAAAGCTATAGTACTGAACAGGAGAGGCGACTGGCTCGCGGAGCTTCTGGACGATCTCGGGGCCGAGATAGTCCGCATGGGGATGATGTCCGGGCTTCCGCGGACGTATACTACCTCGTCCGATCGCTTATCCAGCAGGATCACGGAGGATTACTCCTGGGAGATGCTGGCCGAAGACCTCAGGCAATTCGATCCCGACCTTCTGATCTCAGATCTTCCATATCCAGTGATGGGGAGGTGCAGGGTCGCCAGGACAAGGAAGGTCGGCATCGGGATCATAGGCGCCATGGATTATGCCGTCTATCTGGAGAACGTCATGAGGCTCCCTCCTACGGAGGGCTGGAAGGAGGCCGTGAAATGAGGAGTCTCCCTGACGGTTTCAACGGCGCCATCATGGCCGTGGAGAGCATAGATGATGCCGTCGCATTCCTGCACGGGCCCGGAGGCTGCAGGGTGAGGCATATGGTGCATTCCAGCGCTGTATATCCCAGGATGGCACCGGGGTCCGACGAGGATTGGTTCGGTCCCTATTATTATGGATATCCTCGTGTGCCGGCGACGTATCTGGACGAGTACGATTTCATCAACGGGGCCTTCTACAAGCTGGACGAGGCTCTGCCGATAATCGCCGGAAAGAAGCCGTCGCTGATAGTCGTCATCAATTCTCCGGGCGCCGCGCTGATCGGGGACAATATAGAGAAGGCGATCAGGGACAACGGAATGGAAGACGTGGCGATATACATGGACGAATCCCTGGTCTCCATGCCGGTCACCGAGTGCTATGGCCACATGATGAGGGCGATAATGAGGCACCTCTCCCCGAAAAGGGGCGTGGTCAGGCCCGGGACCCTGAACATATTGGGTCTGTCCCTTTTGGACAAGGACTGGGCCGCGGCCAGGGATGAGCTGTGCGGATACGCCGAATCAATGGGTCTGGAGGTCATCTCGACTCCCGGGGCAGGCGCTTCTGTGGCCGATCTTATGGCGTCGGCGGATGCAGAGTTCAACATGGTGGTATGCCCGGAGATGTGCGCCGGGCTCACGGAATATTACGAGTCGCTCGGGATCCCGACGGTCCGTTCACCGGCAGGGGCCCCTGTCGGTTTCTCGGCCGTCAGGGAATGGATAACGGCGCTTGCCAGAGCGTCCGGGAGGGACCCGTCGCCAGCGCTGGAGAAGGTCCGCAAGGCCGAGAGGGCGGTATACGATAAGCTGTCAGGAATGAGGTACATGCCGCTGAGGATCAGGGCACTTTCGTTTTCCGCAGCGGAGACGGCTTCCGTCGTCAGGCCTCTGACGGAGTGGCTGTACGGATATCTCGGGATGATCCCGATTGCGGTCGCGGTCGATCCCGGCTCGGATGCCGGCGAGATATCCGCCCTGAAAGGTTTCCTGGATTCCCATGGCATGGGCGATGCGTTCGGTAAGGAGCCGGTCGAAGGCAGCGATGTCGTCCTATGCGAGGGCGTCACGGCTAACACCATGGCCATGCGCGGATGCATCGGGATACCGATAGGCCATTCGGGCAGCGGATTGGACGACATGATCCCCCGTCCCATATACGGGATCCAGGGGGCCAGATACATACTCGATGAATTGGTCCACGGCGTCAGAGGGTCATGACCCGCCACTGCCGATCAGAAACAATTGGGAATGGCTGGGGGTCTCCCCCTCAGCCTCATATTTTCTTGGTTTTCAGGAGATAGATATCCACCGCGAAGAACGCGACGGCGAACGCCAGCAGCACAACGAGGGATATCCAGGGGAAATCCAGATAATCCGGGAGCGCAGCGGCTCTTATTATTTCGCTGGCGTGGGTCAGCGGCAGGCAATACAGGATCGCCTGGAATACCGGGTTCAGAGAGCTGACCGAGAAGAACGTGCCGCAAAGGAACGTCATGGGCAGGATGATCAGGCTGTTCAGGGTTGCCATCGTCTGGTGGGATTTGGCCATCAAAGCGACGGCAACGCCCAGAAGCGAGAACGCGACGCACGAGAGTATTATGCAGATTATTATCATCGGCGAGAGGACGAGCTCCGGCGCAAGGAACAGGCCCAGCGCGTAAAGCAGGAAGCAGCTCAGCATCCCTCTCAGGAGCCCCAGGACGCATTTGCCAAGGACGATCGATGACAGGCTCAGCGGGCACATCATCATCTCGTCGAAGCTTTTGTAATAGAGCCTCTGGACGTTCATCCTGGTCGCGCTGGCCGAGAACGACGACGACAGCGACGACAGCGCCGCGATACCGGGAATTACGAAGGCGACGTATGAGACCCCTATGTCGGTCTCGCCGGTTCTGAGCCCGTATCCGAAAGCTATGAGATACAGGAGCGGGCTCATGATGCTCATCACGAGGATGTTCAGGAAGTTGTGCTTGAAGAACATCAGGTCTCCCCAAGCCACGTGGAACGTATCGACAAGGAGGTTGCTCATGTCTGCGCCCCCACGCTCTTGCCGGTAAGCTCTACGAACACGTCTTCCAGATTGGTCTTCCTTATGGAGACATCCCCTTCTTTGGTGGCCGCGAATTCCTTTGCTTCATCTCTGTCTTTGAAGTATCTGTATACCGTCTTGCCGCCTTCCGAATACTCCACCGCAGTCGATCCGACTTTATCGCAGAGGACGCGGGGCTCGTCCAACGCTATGATCTTCCCTTTGTCGATGATTCCGACCCTGTCGCAGAGGGATTCGGCCTCTTCGATGTAATGGGTGGTCAGTATGATGGTGGTGCCTTCGGCATGCAGTTTCCTGATGATGTCCCAAAGAAGGCGGCGCGCGTTGATGTCCAGACCCGATGTCGGCTCGTCCAAGAACAATACTTCGGGGTTGTGGAGCATAGCGCAGACGATGGCCGCCCTTTTTTTCCATCCTCCGGAGAGCGAGTCCACGGGTTTGTCCAGATATTCTTCCAAGCCGAAGAAATCGGTGAGCTCGGCTATCTTTTCCTCGCGCTCCTTCTTCCTGATGTCGTGGTACATCGCGTGGGAGATCATGTTCTCGCGGATGGTTAGGTCTTTGTCCAAGGAGACCTGCTGCTGGATGACCCCCATGCACATTTTGGCGGCCGAAGGCTCTTTTTTCACGTCGTGCCCTCCCACCTTTATGGAGCCTTCATCGAATCCGGTGAGCGTCGCCACGCATCTCAGCGTAGTCGTCTTCCCAGCGCCGTTCGGCCCCAGAAATCCGAAGAGCTCCCCTTTATGGATGCTCAGGTCGAGGCCGTTCACGGCGGTTTTATCCCCGAACCGCTTAACCAGACCTTTTATCTCGATTATGTAGTCCATCTTATCACTCGGAACGCTATTTTGACGCCGTAGGATGTCCAGTGGCTTTGGAGACCAAGTATCGCGTCACTTTGTTGGACAACATGTTCTTCTAATCTATATATGCGCGTTTGCGCGGTTTTTGGATGAAGACAGTTAAGCTGGATTGGATGGCGATTCAGTCCAGCATCGCTATGAATAACTCAGAATACAATAATTACAATAACTACAAGATTAACAATAATTACAACATACTGTTATTATAGTAGAAATACGTAGTATGATTGCTGGGAATTATTCCTGGAGGGATTGAATGAATAGCACAGTGGTAGCAGACAAGCAGATCAAAATGAACGGCAACAGCCTTTCGATCCACATCACCAACGAAGCGAAGCTTCTGGGTCTTGGATACAACGATGTGGTCAGAATCACGCTTGAGCGCATAGATGATAGAGACTCTATAAGATACTGAACAACGTGTCTGTTAAATATCTTCTAAAGATACCTTCTGGCAATGGCGACCAACCCGTCGAAGAAAGCCCCCATTCCGGAAGGTATCTCCGATTGTTCCCCTTCCCCGGAGAATGATGCGATAGTCTCGGTGGAAGGCCTAACCATACGTTTTGGGAGCTTCACAGCGGTGGACGGGCTGACGTTCGGCATAAGGCGCGGCGAGGTCTTCGGTTTCCTGGGTCCGAACGGGGCCGGGAAGACGACCACGATACGCGCCATAACAACCATCCAGAGGCCGACGTCCGGGAAGATAACCATAGATGGGCACGATTCCGCCACCGATTATCTGGAGGCCAGGAAATGCATCGGGATAGCCCAGCAGCACATCAGCCTCGACAAGGACCTGACGGTCAGGCAGAACATAAAGTACCATGCCATGCTCCACAAGATTCCCAAGGACGTAATGGAGCTCAGGATAAAGGAACTGTCCGATGTCCTCGGCCTCGGCGAGCATATGGACAAGATGATTGCCGATCTCTCAGGAGGGTGGAAGAGGAAGGCGGCCATCGTATGTTCTGTGCTCCATGAGCCGTCCATCCTGTTTCTGGATGAGCCTACGGCCGGTTTGGACACCCAATCGCGCCATCTTCTTTGGGAGCTGGTCCGCACCCTCAACTCAAGGGGCACGACGATATTCCTGACCACGCATTACATAGAGGAAGCCGAATCGCTGTGCGACAGGGTGGCCATAATAGACAGGGGCAAGATGTCCGCAATAGGCACCGTCGACGAGCTCAAGAGTCTGATCGGCGGCACCACTGTCGAGGTGACATGCGGGAACAAGGTGGAAACGCACCACTTCGCGTCGATGGAGGAAGCCAGGGCATTCGCAGACGGCATCAAAGATTCTTACATCAACATCAGGATGACGACGCTGGAGGACGTTTTCCTGGCGGTATCCGGAGGGAGTCTAAGATGATCCTCTGGGATATCATAGACGAATCCTATCGCGTCGCTTGGGGCGATCTCTGCTATATCAAAGGGAACCTGGCCGAGACCGTATTGACCGGGATAGTGGGGCCGCTACTGTACCTGCTGGCCTTCGGATACGGGATAGGCGGAAGCATGGGCGGAGGCCAGGATTACATCGTTTTCATCGTGCCCGGGATTATAGCTCTCACAACCCTTTCGGCGACCTTCAGCACTGTATCGATGAAGATCCTGGTGCAAAGGCTGTTCTATATGAGCTTCGACGAGATGCTCCTCTGTCCGATACACATAGCGTCGGTAGTGATCGGGAAGACCTTGTCGGGTGTGATACGCGCTCTGATCAGCTGCACGATAATAATGCTGGTCGGCCATCTCATCGCCCCTGACGTCTCGCTTTCGCTGTGGGCTTTCCTTCTGGTGATATGGGCGTCGTTCATGTTCTCGCTGCTCGGCCTTCTGGCGGGGATGGCGGTGAACAAGACCAACACCCTCTCGCTGATAT is part of the Candidatus Methanomethylophilaceae archaeon genome and encodes:
- a CDS encoding AAA family ATPase → MSSMFQVAIYGKGGIGKSTMAANISYSLASRGRKVMQVGCDPKHDSTRQLLGGRAQTTVLDYARSVPVLKRKLEDVIETGAGGVICAEAGGPEPGIGCAGRGILTTFDTLKKLGADSLDVDIKIYDVLGDVVCGGFAVPLRGEYADAVVLVTSGEFMSMYAANNIMKGLSNFDTGKPRLLGMILNCRGVEHELESVGRFAEAAGVPIIAVIPRDYSFREAEAKGATVRELFPDSDISARIDSIADAISQASDGKAELRYPHPLDDLQLTDLAAGREIRPGSGESQPRVACSGCGRRTSIKGTRIMSSCAAYGAVAAFTRLTDYTVLIHGPRSCMYLMDMSRGSISMKLHSKGAYDTLPTHNLRCTMMDDSVSIFGGVRLLEESLEESISEGCDKIAVVTACMPGIIGDDSVGAIEKVSSKHPGTEICCIQTDGDVAGSFDEGMAIASEFICGLIDASVKPERGLVNLVSYSFFNIESSRYRSELGRILSLFGLSVNCRFLDETTSERVRDFCRASIDLLVSGDKMTAGMMASISERTGRKPFPLPLPVGMRQYSEWLRLMGETLGMEEAAETELKRAEEEYGRFLADHRHRFEGKKAIVLNRRGDWLAELLDDLGAEIVRMGMMSGLPRTYTTSSDRLSSRITEDYSWEMLAEDLRQFDPDLLISDLPYPVMGRCRVARTRKVGIGIIGAMDYAVYLENVMRLPPTEGWKEAVK
- a CDS encoding ABC transporter permease is translated as MSNLLVDTFHVAWGDLMFFKHNFLNILVMSIMSPLLYLIAFGYGLRTGETDIGVSYVAFVIPGIAALSSLSSSFSASATRMNVQRLYYKSFDEMMMCPLSLSSIVLGKCVLGLLRGMLSCFLLYALGLFLAPELVLSPMIIICIILSCVAFSLLGVAVALMAKSHQTMATLNSLIILPMTFLCGTFFSVSSLNPVFQAILYCLPLTHASEIIRAAALPDYLDFPWISLVVLLAFAVAFFAVDIYLLKTKKI
- a CDS encoding ABC transporter ATP-binding protein; the encoded protein is MDYIIEIKGLVKRFGDKTAVNGLDLSIHKGELFGFLGPNGAGKTTTLRCVATLTGFDEGSIKVGGHDVKKEPSAAKMCMGVIQQQVSLDKDLTIRENMISHAMYHDIRKKEREEKIAELTDFFGLEEYLDKPVDSLSGGWKKRAAIVCAMLHNPEVLFLDEPTSGLDINARRLLWDIIRKLHAEGTTIILTTHYIEEAESLCDRVGIIDKGKIIALDEPRVLCDKVGSTAVEYSEGGKTVYRYFKDRDEAKEFAATKEGDVSIRKTNLEDVFVELTGKSVGAQT
- a CDS encoding ABC transporter ATP-binding protein, producing the protein MATNPSKKAPIPEGISDCSPSPENDAIVSVEGLTIRFGSFTAVDGLTFGIRRGEVFGFLGPNGAGKTTTIRAITTIQRPTSGKITIDGHDSATDYLEARKCIGIAQQHISLDKDLTVRQNIKYHAMLHKIPKDVMELRIKELSDVLGLGEHMDKMIADLSGGWKRKAAIVCSVLHEPSILFLDEPTAGLDTQSRHLLWELVRTLNSRGTTIFLTTHYIEEAESLCDRVAIIDRGKMSAIGTVDELKSLIGGTTVEVTCGNKVETHHFASMEEARAFADGIKDSYINIRMTTLEDVFLAVSGGSLR
- a CDS encoding ABC transporter permease — protein: MILWDIIDESYRVAWGDLCYIKGNLAETVLTGIVGPLLYLLAFGYGIGGSMGGGQDYIVFIVPGIIALTTLSATFSTVSMKILVQRLFYMSFDEMLLCPIHIASVVIGKTLSGVIRALISCTIIMLVGHLIAPDVSLSLWAFLLVIWASFMFSLLGLLAGMAVNKTNTLSLISSMAIVPMTFLCGTLFNVSALPGWAAAAIYVLPLTHVSQLSRAIMLDMAIPLDSIAMMVAYTAVFFALCWAMIKTNRC